Proteins encoded in a region of the Raphanus sativus cultivar WK10039 chromosome 8, ASM80110v3, whole genome shotgun sequence genome:
- the LOC108819733 gene encoding receptor-like kinase TMK2 — protein MRLRQDLAKLTIKTLFAIAEDIGFPRVHAETWVGSDPCQWYGIECSDDGDINGITFINSNLTGFISPRFAEISSLTEINLAHNRLTGTIPLELLIKLKNLVILDVSYNDLHGKIPGFRKEVVFAAGNPQIETDRVISRQSFVWIGIGIGLLVAGVIGVLYYYLVILRKKSSDSETEPEPEPTIELEAQPSSVITERVVASDDNAIPFHILRDATSGFSDGNLIGRGGFSVVYRGTLPDGTDIAVKRMGKEDPLIGIDAFTCEVRVLSKIHHRNLVVLLGYCLEGEDRLLVYQLMHQGPLSNHLYHPRDRGLKPLDWTKRLKIALDVARGIEYLHTLTRQNRSYIHRDLKPSNILLGDDLRAKVSDFGLVRSTAEGKDSFTTETQAGTIGYLPPEYISIVFYQNI, from the coding sequence ATGAGGTTGAGACAGGATCTAGCGAAGTTGACAATCAAAACTCTGTTTGCAATAGCTGAAGATATAGGTTTCCCGCGTGTACATGCAGAGACTTGGGTAGGAAGTGATCCATGTCAATGGTACGGGATCGAATGTTCAGATGATGGTGACATCAACGGGATAACCTTTATAAACTCCAATCTGACTGGTTTCATTTCTCCGAGATTCGCAGAGATCAGTTCTCTGACTGAAATTAATCTGGCTCATAATAGACTGACCGGAACCATCCCTCTCGAGCTTCTTATCAAGCTGAAGAATCTGGTCATTCTTGATGTTTCCTATAATGACCTGCACGGTAAAATTCCGGGGTTTAGGAAGGAGGTTGTATTTGCTGCAGGCAATCCTCAGATTGAGACGGATCGTGTTATCTCGAGACAGTCTTTTGTTTGGATTGGTATTGGTATAGGGCTTCTGGTTGCTGGAGTTATAGGAGTTCTCTATTACTATCTGGTTATTCTTAGGAAGAAGAGTTCTGATTCGGAGACAGAACCAGAGCCAGAACCGACGATTGAACTAGAAGCTCAGCCATCTAGTGTCATTACAGAGAGAGTGGTAGCTTCTGACGACAATGCGATTCCCTTTCATATTCTCAGGGACGCTACTTCTGGATTCAGTGATGGTAACCTCATCGGTAGAGGTGGGTTTTCAGTTGTGTACAGGGGCACGCTACCTGATGGGACTGACATCGCAGTCAAGAGAATGGGAAAAGAGGACCCTTTGATTGGTATCGACGCCTTCACATGTGAAGTCAGAGTCCTGAGTAAGATCCATCATCGCAACCTAGTGGTCCTCCTAGGTTACTGTCTCGAAGGAGAAGACAGACTACTTGTGTATCAGTTGATGCATCAGGGACCTTTGAGCAACCACCTCTATCACCCGAGGGATCGGGGATTGAAACCCCTCGACTGGACTAAGCGGCTTAAGATTGCCCTTGACGTTGCTAGAGGGATCGAGTATCTACACACGTTGACTCGCCAAAACAGAAGCTACATTCACCGAGATTTAAAGCCTTCCAATATTCTTCTGGGAGATGACTTGCGAGCCAAGGTATCTGATTTTGGTTTAGTCAGGTCAACAGCTGAAGGCAAAGATTCATTCACAACCGAGACACAGGCTGGAACAATTGGTTACCTTCCACCGGAATACATAAGTATAGTCTTTTATCAAAATATCTAA
- the LOC130498793 gene encoding receptor protein kinase TMK1, which yields MELLTGRKAVDKKRSKDPQIALWFINLVKEDSFENVIDETIQITEENRGSISEVAKLASYCCAKTPEQRPEMSYAVTLLASLTEQWKPIEVEDTKDEFLEELGKKWWHEQQRLEGRSGPSSPTRQ from the coding sequence ATGGAGCTACTTACAGGACGAAAAGCCGTAGACAAAAAACGATCTAAAGATCCCCAGATAGCTCTCTGGTTCATTAACCTCGTCAAAGAAGACTCCTTCGAGAATGTGATCGACGAGACCATCCAGATCACTGAAGAGAACCGAGGCAGCATTTCTGAAGTGGCTAAACTAGCCAGTTACTGTTGCGCCAAAACTCCGGAACAGAGACCCGAGATGAGCTATGCTGTCACTTTGCTTGCCTCGTTGACCGAACAATGGAAGCCCATCGAAGTTGAAGACACGAAAGATGAGTTTCTTGAAGAGCTTGGAAAGAAGTGGTGGCATGAGCAGCAGAGGTTGGAGGGACGTAGTGGTCCGAGCAGCCCTACGAGACAGTAA
- the LOC108822299 gene encoding uncharacterized protein LOC108822299, whose product MASSSQNTLDDAFDEKFDQKFDQAFDRVLENLTIRADQEERKKKRKKRAYIERNREEGNVRLWNDYFSETPTYSDNQFRRRFRMNRPLFTHIVNRLANEVDFFRQKIDGLGRSGLSTLQKCTAAIRLLAYGSAADTVDEYLRLAETTSRSCLENFVEGIIQLFGDEYLRRPTPADLQRLLYIGEIRGFPGMIGSIDCMHWKWKNCPTTWKGQYSRGSSKPTIVLEAVASYDLWIWHAFFGPPGTLNDINVLDRSPVFDDIINGQAPQVTYSVNGREYRLAYYLTDGIYPKWATFIQSIPLPQSPQAVLFAKRQEAVRKDVERAFGVLKARFAIVKNPALFWDKVKVGKIMRACIILHNMIVENERDDMIVVDEQDVYTHYDVSGFQQGEDTGSSDIDLTFSTDTPSRITDMMRMETTIRDGQMHQQLKADLVENIWRKFGHDGDNN is encoded by the coding sequence ATGGCTTCTTCATCTCAAAACACTTTAGATGATGCATTTGATGAAAAGTTTGATCAAAAATTTGATCAAGCCTTTGATCGAGTCCTTGAGAATTTAACCATCCGTGCTGATCAAGAAGAAcgaaagaagaaaaggaaaaaacgAGCTTATATCGAAAGAAATCGGGAGGAAGGAAATGTACGTTTATGGAATGATTATTTCAGTGAAACTCCAACATATTCTGATAATCAGTTCCGACGACGTTTTAGAATGAACAGGCCATTATTCACGCACATTGTGAATCGACTTGCCAATGAAGTTGACTTCTTTCGTCAAAAGATAGATGGTCTCGGAAGGTCTGGTCTCTCAACACTCCAAAAGTGTACAGCAGCCATTCGTTTATTGGCATATGGTAGTGCGGCTGATACGGTCGACGAATACCTTCGGCTCGCTGAAACTACAAGTCGGTCATGTTTGGAGAATTTTGTGGAAGGAATAATTCAATTGTTCGGCGATGAGTACTTAAGAAGACCAACACCGGCTGATCTTCAACGTCTACTTTATATTGGAGAGATACGTGGATTTCCCGGGATGATAGgaagcatcgactgtatgcattggaaGTGGAAGAATTGTCCCACCACTTGGAAAGGGCAATATTCTCGAGGTTCGAGTAAACCAACTATCGTTTTAGAGGCGGTTGCTTCATATGATCTCTGGATATGGCATGCATTTTTTGGACCTCCAGGTACCTTAAATGATATAAATGTTCTTGATCGTtcacctgtttttgatgacataATTAACGGTCAAGCTCCGCAAGTCACTTACTCCGTCAATGGAAGAGAGTATCGTTTGGCTTATTATCTCACCGATGGTATTTATCCGAAATGGGCAACTTTTATCCAATCTATTCCACTACCACAAAGTCCGCAAGCAGTTTTATTTGCTAAACGTCAAGAAGCTGTCCGAAAAGATGTCGAGCGTGCTTTTGGAGTCTTGAAAGCTCGCTTTGCTATTGTTAAAAATCCAGCACTTTTTTGGGATAAAGTCAAAGTTGGAAAGATTATGAGAGCATGTATCATACTCCATAATATGATAGTAGAAAATGAACGGGATGATATGATAGTAGTAGACGAACAAGATGTATACACTCATTATGATGTTTCAGGGTTCCAACAAGGAGAAGACACCGGAAGTTCAGATATCGATCTCACGTTTTCTACAGATACCCCTTCAAGGATCACTGATATGATGCGTATGGAAACTACAATTCGTGATGGACAAATGCATCAACAACTGAAAGCTGATTTGGTAGAAAATATATGGCGTAAATTTGGACATGATGGAGACAACAACTGA